The following is a genomic window from Opitutus sp. GAS368.
GGTTCATCGCGCGGCGTCTCGTGATCCTCGCCAGCGAGGACGTCGGCCTGGCCGACCCGCAGGCGCTGCCGCTGACGGTGGCGGCGCACCACGCGTGCGATTTCATCGGGTTGCCCGAGGCCGAGCTGACGCTGGCGCACGCCACGCTCTACATCGCCACGGCGCCGAAGAGCAACTCGGCGACGCTGGCGTTGGGCGAGGCGCATCGCGTGCTCAAGGAGGCGCCGGTGCAGGCCGTGCCGGTGCCGTTGCGCGACAAAGGCGGGCAGGCCAGCAAGCGCGCCGGGCACGGCAAGGGCTACCTCTACGCGCACGATTTTCCCGAGAACATTTCCGGCCAGGCCTACCTGGAAAAACCACTGGCCCTTTACACGCCCAAGACGGCGGGCTGGGAGGCGAAGATCGCCGAGCGGCTGGCGCGGTGGCGCGAGCTGCGGGCGAACCCGGGCCCGCCGAAGCCATAGAGTTTGCGGTAGTGGGCCGGTTTGGTTTCTTCGCTGTTGTCGGTCGGGGTTTATCCCCGACAGGTCGCGGGGAATGCCGGGCCCCTAAAGCCCGCCCACATCAACTGACCCACGACCGGGTTTGCCGTCCCGCGCCCGTGGCGGGAACTGCAGCTAAAATCCGCGAATCCCAGGCGTGAATTTGGTGCGAAACTGGGGCCCCGAGGTGGGCCCGGACCCAGCCGGGGCTTGCACGGACGGCCGGACAGGCTAAGTTCCGGGGCATGAAACCCATCGCTGCCGCCGCGTGTCTTTTGTTCGCCACCAGCCTGCTGCAGGCGCAGACCACCCCGACCACCGCGCCCACTGATCCCAAGGCGCCGGCGGTCCCGGCCGTGACCAAGGATTCCAAGACGGCTCCGGCCGCGACCAAGACCGCGCCTGCGGTCAAGAAGGAGGCTGAGCTGCCCAAGATCCCGGGCACGGTGATCAACCGCCCGAACGGCACTTTCCTCAGCCTCGTGGTGGCCGACGGCAATTTCAAACTCTCGTTCTACGACAAGAAGCACAAGCTCATGGCCATGGATGTGACCCGCGCGACAGCCCGCTGGCCGAACACGAAAACGATCACGCCCGCGCAGTTCCGCACCGTGCTCAACGGCTCCGGCACGACGCTGGTCGGCCAGCACCCCGTCTACCCGCCCTACACTTTCAACGTCTTCCTCACGCTGCTCCAGGGCGAGGGCGACGACGCCAAGGCGGTCGAGAACTACACGGTGGCGTTCAAGGGCTGAACCAGCCGTTTGCGGCAGGTCGGGTTTTATGCCCGACGATCAGATGCAGAGGTCGGGCGTAAAGCCCGCCCTACAAAGGCGAAACCGGGCCGGCCAGCGGGGATTTGACAGCGGCGGGCGGGCGGCAAAGCTTGACCGCTCCTCCTATGTCCGCCGCCACGCCCTTTGACTCCATCGAGACCGCGATCCAGACGATCGCGGCCGGCGGGCTGATCATTGTCACGGACGACGAGGGCCGCGAGAACGAGGGCGACCTTCTCATGGCCGCCGAGAAGGCGACGCCCGAGCTGGTCAACATGATGATCCGTCATGCCCGCGGGCTGATCTGCGTGCCGATGGCGGAACCGCAGCTGAAGCGGCTCGGCATCAATCCCATGGTGCAGCAGAACCGCGAGGCGCACCGCACGGCCTTCACGGTGTCGGTCGACGCCGCGGAGGGGATCACGACCGGCATCAGCGCCTTTGACCGCGCCCGCACCATCCGGCTGCTGGCCGATCCCGCCACCCGCTCGGACGAGCTGGTGCAGCCCGGGCATATCTTCCCGCTGTGCTCGCGGGCGGGCGGCGTGCTCGAGCGCGCCGGCCACACCGAGGCCGCGGTGGACTTCGCGGCGCTGGCCGGCCTGAGGCCCGCCGGGGTGATCTGCGAGATCCTGAGCGACGACGGCAAGATGGCGCGGTTGCCCGAGCTGATTGAATTCAAACGCCGGCACGGCCTGCCGCTGGTCTCCATTGCGGCGCTGATCGAATACCGGCACCGCCGCGAACAGCTGGTGGAGCAGGTGGCGACGCGGCCCTTCGCGTCGGAATACGGCGAGTTCCAGCTGCATGTTTTCCGCAGCAAGGTCGACGGGCGGCATCACCTGGCCTTCACCAAGGGCAAACTCGACACCACGCCCACGCTGGTGCGGGTGCACACCGAGAACCTGCTGAGCGACGTCTTTCACGCCACCGACATGGGCAGCCACCGCTCGTTGCTGGCCTCGCTGGAGCGAGTGGCCAAGGCCGGCCACGGCGTGATCGTCTACATGGAGCAGACCGGCCGCATGCAGGAGGCGCTCCTGAGCGCCGGCCAGCCCGCCGCGGGCGGTCCCGGCCCGGCCAACCTGCGCGACTACGGCACGGGCGCCCAGATCCTGACCGCGCTCGGCCTCAAGCAGATCCGCCTGCTGCAGCACTCGCCCCGCCGCGTCGTCGGCCTCGACGGCTACGGGCTGGAGATCGTGGAGCAGATCCCGGTCTGAGATTTCGATTGCGGCCCGGTCGCATCCACTTTGCCTTGAACCTCCCATGAGCCTTTCCGCGCCCAAGCTTTTTGCCATCAACGGCGCCCCGTTCTCGGTCGGCATCGTGGCGGCGCGGTTCAATCCCGACCTGGTCGACGCGCTCCTGCACCGGGTGCGCACCGGGCTGGCCGCGGCCGGCGTGCCGGCGAAGCGCATCACCCTTGCCCGGGTGCCGGGCTCGCACGAGCTCCCGGTGGCCGCCCAGTGGCTCGCGCAGGGCGGCAGGCGCGACGTGATCATCGCCCTCGGCGTGCTCATCGGCGGCGACACCAACCACCACGAGATGGTGGGGCAGAGCGTTTCGCACGCCTTCCAGCAAGTGGCGCTCGCCACGCGCACGCCGGTCATCAACGGTGTCATCGTGGCGGACAATTTGAAACAGGCGCAGGCGCGGTGCACCGGCCGGGTCAACCGGGGGGCCGAGTTCGCGCGCGCCGCCCTCGAGATGGCGGCGCTGCAGCGCGCCTTGGGGAGGCGGTCATGACCAGCCAGTTCACCCAGCGCCGGGAATGCCGCGCCGCGGCGTTCCAGTATCTCTACGCCTGGAGCGTCAACCAGCCGTCCAGCCCGACCGACGACCTGCGTCTCTTCTTCGAGCACCTCGAGAAACCGCGCGACTACTACGGCTTCGCCGAGGAGCTGATCCATGGCGCCATCGAGCACGTCGCGGAGATCGACACCCACATCAAGGCGCTGGCGCACAACTGGGAATTCGACCGCGTGGCGAAGATCGACCTGGCCATCCTCCGGCTCGCGATGTTCGAGATGCTTTACCGCAAGGACATCCCGCCCGTCGTCTCGATCAACGAGGCCATCGACCTCAGCAAGCAATATTCCAGCGCGGACGCGAAGCGGTTCATCAACGGCATCCTCGACCGGATGAAGGACAAGCTCGGGCGCGACTCGCGCAAGCCGGTCACGGAATGAACCAGATTTTCCCGCGGATTATGCCGATGGACGCGGATAGGAACGGCAATTATCCGCGGTCATCCGCGTAATCCGCGGAGAATCCTCTCCGATGTTTTCGATTTTCAAGAAATTCAAGGACGGGCTGACGAAGACCGTCGCGGCCATCGCGGCGAAGACGCACGGGCTGTTCGGCGGGCGGAAGATCGACGCCGCCTCGCTCGGGGAACTGGAGGAGGCGCTCTACACGGCCGACTTCGGCGTCGAGACGACCACCGAGATTCTCGCGGAGATCAAGGCCGCCTACCGGAAGGATCCGGAGCTCAAGGGCCAGCAGGCGGCGGTCATCGGGGCCGCGGTGCTGCGACGCGTGCTCACCGGGGCGGAGGGCAGGCTGCCGGATGTGGGAGGGAGTTTATCTCCCGACTCGTCGGGGCATAAAGCCCCTCCCACGGGAAAGAACCCCATGGTCATCGCGATGATCGGCGTCAACGGCTCGGGCAAGACGACCACGACGGCCAAGCTGGCGCACCGGCTCAAGGGCGAGGGCCAGACCGTGATCGTCGCGGCGTGCGACACGTTCCGCGCGGCCGCGGTCGAACAGCTGAAGAGCTGGGCGGACCGCCTGAAGATCGAGATCGTGGCCAGCCACACGGGCGCCGATTCCGCGGCGGTGGCGTTCGACGCCTGGCAGGCCGCCAAGGCGCGCGGGCACGACTGGCTGATCGTCGACACCGCCGGCCGGCTGCACACCAAGGGCAATCTGATGGAGGAGCTGGCGAAGATCCGCCGCGTCCTGCAGAAGAACGATCCCACCGCGCCGCAGCACCGCTGGCTGGTGGTGGACGGCTCGCTCGGCGCCAATTCCATCGAGCAGGCGAAGGTGTTTCACCAGAGCTTCGGCCTGACCGGGCTCATCGTGACCAAGCTGGACGGCACGAGCCGCGGCGGCGCGATCGTCGGCATCTACCGCCAGCTGAAGATCCCGATCTATTTCATCGGCCTGGGCGAGCAACCGGACGACCTGCAGCCATTCTCGGCTGACAATTACGCCCGGGCCGTGTTTGGCCTGGAGGCGTAGACTTTCCACGGATTACATGGATGAACCCGGATCAATCAACGAAGTGTCATTCTGAGCGCAGCGAAGTACCGAGCGGAGCGACATCCTCATGGAGAATGATATCCGCCAGCGGCCGTGCTGCGGGATTCTTCGCTGCGCTCAGAATGACGGTTGCGGGGGTCGGGCTGTTGATCGGGCTTTTCGTTCACGCCGCGGAGCCGGAGATGCGGCTGAGTCCGAAGAAGGTGCGCGACGAAGTCCGCACGGTCGTGGAGGCGCAGCTGGCGGCGCTGCAGGCGGGCGATTTTGCGACGGCGTATGACTTCGCCGCGCGCGGCATCAAGCGGCAGTTCGACGCGCGGCTGTTTGCCGCGATGATCCGGCGCGGCTATGGAGCCCTGCTGAAGCCGGACCGGACCGACCTGGGCGTGGTGCGCGACGATGGTGAGGGGACGGCCCAGGTCAGCGTGATCGCGACCGACCGGCAGAAGCGCAGCACCATTTACCGTTACTGGCTGGTGAAGGAGGATGACGTCTGGCGCATCAGCGGCGTGATGCTGGAGCAGCGGCCGCCGCGCGGAGATATCTAGCCCGGGAGCCCCGTTGCCCTGGGAACGTACGGCCAACCGGGCGATCCGGCGATCCCGACTCGGAAGAATTATGGCGCAGAGCGGAGGCAATAAACGGCATCTAAAAAAGCCCACCTGAATTTAGGCTTTTTGACCGCTCTAACGCTTGCGCGACATGTGCTTGAATCCGGGTCCAGTTTTCGTGCCCGGTAGCGGGTGCGAGAGGTGACCAAAAGGGCTCGCGTGTGCCTGACTGGCCCGTTGTGCGCGCGCGAGCCCGACCTTTTGTTGTGGTAAATTGCAGTGTTAGTGCAGAAGGCGCGGCGACCCAGCCGCGCCTTCTGCATGCCGGGCAGAGACCATCGGGGTCAAAGCACGCCACCCATGCGGCGGCGCACCCACGGCACGAGCGCCAGAAAGATGCCCGCGACGATGAAGACCGCGAGCGACTGCTGGCCGAAGAACCGGTCGAGATGCGACGCGTCGCCCTCGCCAAACGCGGTGGAGAGCACGCCGGCGAACTTGTTGCCGAACGCCGCGCCGAGGAACCAGATGCCCATCATCGCGCCGACCAGGTGCCGGGGGGACAGCTTGGTGAACGTGCTCAGGCCGACGGGGCTCAGGCACATTTCGCCGATGGTCTGCAGGAAGTAGAGCCCGAACAGCCACAGCGGGCTGACGCGGCCTTCGACCGCCAGCTTGGCCGCCGGCACCATCAGGGTGAAGGCGGAGGCGAGGAAGGCGAGGCCGATGGTGAACTTCATCGGGCTCGACGGCTGCTTGGCGCCGAGTCTGGTCCAGAGGAACGCGAAGACCGGCGCGAGCGCGACGACGAAGAAAGGGTTGGCGGCCTGATACCAGGAGGAAGGCACCTCGAAGCCGAAAATGTGCGTGGCCGTGAAGCGGTCGGCAAACAGGTTGAGCGAGGTGCCGGCCTGTTCGAACAGCGCCCAGAAGATGAAAGCGCCGATGAAAAAGTAGAACACGGCGCCGAGCCGGCGCAGCTCTTCCTGCTTGGAATAGCCGAACCACAGCATGACGGCGATGGGGGTCAGGATGAAGAGATAGCGGATCCAGGTGAAACCCTCGCGGTCGGACAGCCACACGATGCCCCACAGGCCGATGGCCCCGAGCAGCATGACGGCGGGCTTTTGCCATGAACCGGCCGTGCGCACCGGCGGCGTGCCGACCTGCTTGAGGCCGTCGCCGAACAGGATGAAGATCACCAGGCCCAGCACCATGCCGACGCCGGCGGCGGCGAAGCCCCAGTGCCAGGAGTGGTCGGGGTTGAGGCCCCAGGAGGCGAGCATGGCCTTGAACCGGCTGTGCTGCGCCAGGAAGCCGGTGATGATCGGGGCGGTCATCGACCCGAGGTTGATGCCCATGTAGAAGATCGAGAAGCCCGCGTCGCGGCGCGTGTCGCCGGGCGCGTAGAGCTGGCCGACCATCGCGCTGATGTTCGGCTTGAGCAGGCCGGTGCCGATCACCACCAGCAGGAGGCCGAGGTAGAACGTCGCCTCGCTGGGGAACGCCATCGAGAAATGGCCGCACGCGATGAAGAGGCCGCCCACGATCACGGCCATCCGGGCGCCGAGGATGTTGTCGGCGATGCTGCCGCCCGGAATGGACATCATGTAGACGGAAAACACGTAGGTGCCGTAGATCAGCGAGGCCTTCTCGACCGTGTAACCAAACCCGGCGCTCGCGACGGGCAGGGTCATGAACAGCGTGAGCAGGGCCCGCATGCCGTAGTAGGAGAAACGCTCCCACCCCTCGGCGAAGAACAGCGTGAACAACGGACGGGGGTGGCCCAGGAACTCGCCATGCACCGATGGGGCCCCGGGGACAGGGGATTGATTCATGCGGGCGGATTCGGGCAATGTTTATGACAAAGGGCAAGCTTCCGCCTTCGCCCGATAGGCTGCGGCGCAACAAGCCGCCCTGCCGGGCTGGGTTCGTGCGGAATGGACAAGCGCACCGAGGCTCACCAAACCTGCGGTATGTTCGTGGTCTCCACCCATTCCTTCTTCGTTGCATGAGCGCGGCGCCTCGCTGGTGGCGGCGCCGGCCGCCGGCCCGCACGGTGACCGAACGGAGCAAACCGCTCGCGGTGCGCGGCCTGGC
Proteins encoded in this region:
- the nusB gene encoding transcription antitermination factor NusB; translation: MTSQFTQRRECRAAAFQYLYAWSVNQPSSPTDDLRLFFEHLEKPRDYYGFAEELIHGAIEHVAEIDTHIKALAHNWEFDRVAKIDLAILRLAMFEMLYRKDIPPVVSINEAIDLSKQYSSADAKRFINGILDRMKDKLGRDSRKPVTE
- a CDS encoding DUF4864 domain-containing protein, yielding MISASGRAAGFFAALRMTVAGVGLLIGLFVHAAEPEMRLSPKKVRDEVRTVVEAQLAALQAGDFATAYDFAARGIKRQFDARLFAAMIRRGYGALLKPDRTDLGVVRDDGEGTAQVSVIATDRQKRSTIYRYWLVKEDDVWRISGVMLEQRPPRGDI
- a CDS encoding peptide MFS transporter, with amino-acid sequence MNQSPVPGAPSVHGEFLGHPRPLFTLFFAEGWERFSYYGMRALLTLFMTLPVASAGFGYTVEKASLIYGTYVFSVYMMSIPGGSIADNILGARMAVIVGGLFIACGHFSMAFPSEATFYLGLLLVVIGTGLLKPNISAMVGQLYAPGDTRRDAGFSIFYMGINLGSMTAPIITGFLAQHSRFKAMLASWGLNPDHSWHWGFAAAGVGMVLGLVIFILFGDGLKQVGTPPVRTAGSWQKPAVMLLGAIGLWGIVWLSDREGFTWIRYLFILTPIAVMLWFGYSKQEELRRLGAVFYFFIGAFIFWALFEQAGTSLNLFADRFTATHIFGFEVPSSWYQAANPFFVVALAPVFAFLWTRLGAKQPSSPMKFTIGLAFLASAFTLMVPAAKLAVEGRVSPLWLFGLYFLQTIGEMCLSPVGLSTFTKLSPRHLVGAMMGIWFLGAAFGNKFAGVLSTAFGEGDASHLDRFFGQQSLAVFIVAGIFLALVPWVRRRMGGVL
- the ribH gene encoding 6,7-dimethyl-8-ribityllumazine synthase translates to MSLSAPKLFAINGAPFSVGIVAARFNPDLVDALLHRVRTGLAAAGVPAKRITLARVPGSHELPVAAQWLAQGGRRDVIIALGVLIGGDTNHHEMVGQSVSHAFQQVALATRTPVINGVIVADNLKQAQARCTGRVNRGAEFARAALEMAALQRALGRRS
- the ftsY gene encoding signal recognition particle-docking protein FtsY, whose translation is MFSIFKKFKDGLTKTVAAIAAKTHGLFGGRKIDAASLGELEEALYTADFGVETTTEILAEIKAAYRKDPELKGQQAAVIGAAVLRRVLTGAEGRLPDVGGSLSPDSSGHKAPPTGKNPMVIAMIGVNGSGKTTTTAKLAHRLKGEGQTVIVAACDTFRAAAVEQLKSWADRLKIEIVASHTGADSAAVAFDAWQAAKARGHDWLIVDTAGRLHTKGNLMEELAKIRRVLQKNDPTAPQHRWLVVDGSLGANSIEQAKVFHQSFGLTGLIVTKLDGTSRGGAIVGIYRQLKIPIYFIGLGEQPDDLQPFSADNYARAVFGLEA
- the ribB gene encoding 3,4-dihydroxy-2-butanone-4-phosphate synthase, producing MSAATPFDSIETAIQTIAAGGLIIVTDDEGRENEGDLLMAAEKATPELVNMMIRHARGLICVPMAEPQLKRLGINPMVQQNREAHRTAFTVSVDAAEGITTGISAFDRARTIRLLADPATRSDELVQPGHIFPLCSRAGGVLERAGHTEAAVDFAALAGLRPAGVICEILSDDGKMARLPELIEFKRRHGLPLVSIAALIEYRHRREQLVEQVATRPFASEYGEFQLHVFRSKVDGRHHLAFTKGKLDTTPTLVRVHTENLLSDVFHATDMGSHRSLLASLERVAKAGHGVIVYMEQTGRMQEALLSAGQPAAGGPGPANLRDYGTGAQILTALGLKQIRLLQHSPRRVVGLDGYGLEIVEQIPV